A single window of Bacillota bacterium DNA harbors:
- a CDS encoding sigma factor-like helix-turn-helix DNA-binding protein, with amino-acid sequence DFTSGASSFWAFARLCIIRNIISAIKGTTRQKHIPVNQYTSLHRPVYDMDGDRTLLEVLPNQRVDDPEALVIDREILSQTQQYVRQVLSDFEYRVFRLYVNGLSYKEMAQRLNTHTKSIDNALCRIKHKIERRYL; translated from the coding sequence GGACTTCACCTCGGGCGCCTCGTCGTTCTGGGCTTTTGCGCGGCTTTGCATCATCCGCAACATCATCAGCGCGATCAAGGGCACCACTCGCCAGAAGCACATCCCCGTCAACCAGTACACGTCGCTCCACCGGCCCGTCTACGACATGGACGGCGACCGTACACTCCTGGAGGTCCTGCCGAACCAGCGCGTCGACGACCCCGAGGCGCTGGTCATCGACCGCGAGATCCTGTCGCAGACGCAGCAGTACGTGCGGCAGGTGCTGAGCGACTTCGAGTACCGGGTCTTTCGGCTTTACGTGAACGGCCTGTCCTACAAGGAGATGGCCCAGCGGCTCAACACCCACACCAAGTCCATCGACAACGCCCTGTGCCGCATCAAGCACAAGATAGAACGACGCTACTTGTAG
- a CDS encoding MgtC/SapB family protein, with protein sequence MAVSDVELFIRLVVAAVLGAVIGLERESHRRPAGFRTHTLVSVGSALVMLVSAYGLSRGGNTVWPYDPTRIAAQVVSGIGFLGAGTILREGPTIRGLTTAASLWVVAGIGLAAGAGFYLGAVVTTALAVIVLVWLSRVERQVLSSKESVLSLVVSDQPGQLGAVASVLGRHGVNIRGVDIAPQEGARAALQIAVEVPPRADRSRVLADLSSLEGVFRASYESQS encoded by the coding sequence GTGGCGGTTTCCGACGTTGAACTCTTCATCCGGCTCGTTGTGGCTGCGGTGCTTGGAGCCGTAATCGGGCTCGAACGCGAAAGCCACAGGCGTCCGGCGGGCTTCCGGACGCACACCCTGGTTTCGGTCGGTTCGGCGCTGGTCATGCTGGTTTCGGCGTATGGGCTATCGCGCGGCGGCAACACCGTCTGGCCGTACGACCCGACGCGCATCGCCGCGCAGGTCGTCTCCGGCATCGGCTTTCTCGGGGCCGGCACCATCCTGCGGGAGGGGCCGACCATCCGGGGGCTCACCACGGCGGCGAGCCTGTGGGTGGTGGCCGGGATCGGCCTGGCGGCCGGGGCCGGCTTCTACCTTGGCGCCGTGGTGACCACGGCGCTGGCGGTCATCGTGTTGGTCTGGTTGAGCCGGGTGGAGCGCCAGGTGCTTTCCAGCAAGGAGAGCGTGCTCTCGCTGGTCGTTTCCGACCAGCCCGGGCAGCTGGGGGCCGTGGCCTCGGTGCTGGGGCGGCACGGGGTCAACATCCGGGGTGTCGACATCGCCCCGCAGGAAGGGGCGAGGGCGGCCCTGCAGATTGCGGTAGAGGTGCCGCCTCGGGCCGACCGGAGCAGGGTGCTGGCGGACCTCTCGTCTCTGGAGGGGGTCTTCAGGGCTTCTTACGAAAGCCAATCGTGA
- a CDS encoding Sir2 family NAD-dependent protein deacetylase, protein MQHVEPALERSVEALVEALLGARHAVVLTGAGISTESGIPDFRSPGTGLWERMDPMETLSARAFWENPARFYRVAAETWLPPLLEARPNAAHQVLARLEAAGVVKCVITQNIDGLHHKAGSRRVLEVHGHLRWAKCTRCGRRYDLEAVLRQLLDSNVGPYCPCGGPIKPMVVLFGDPMPPAFEEALAEAARCDLMVVVGSSLTVDPANALPVLAPRVIINNLQPTPMDERAALRLPYPAGAVWAAVAQRLTALRVL, encoded by the coding sequence GTGCAGCATGTTGAGCCGGCCCTTGAACGCAGCGTTGAGGCGCTGGTGGAAGCCCTCCTGGGTGCGCGGCACGCCGTGGTGCTGACGGGCGCCGGCATCTCCACCGAAAGCGGCATCCCGGACTTCCGCAGCCCCGGGACCGGACTGTGGGAGCGCATGGACCCGATGGAGACCCTGTCGGCCCGCGCCTTTTGGGAGAACCCGGCCCGCTTCTACCGCGTCGCCGCCGAGACGTGGCTGCCGCCGCTCCTCGAGGCCCGCCCGAACGCCGCGCACCAGGTGCTGGCGCGGCTCGAGGCGGCCGGGGTCGTCAAGTGCGTCATCACGCAGAACATCGACGGCCTCCACCACAAGGCCGGGAGCCGCCGGGTGCTCGAAGTGCACGGCCACCTGCGGTGGGCAAAGTGCACCCGGTGCGGGCGCCGCTACGACCTGGAGGCGGTGCTGCGCCAGCTCCTGGACTCGAACGTCGGGCCGTACTGCCCTTGCGGCGGGCCCATCAAGCCGATGGTGGTGCTCTTCGGCGACCCCATGCCACCGGCGTTCGAGGAGGCGCTGGCCGAGGCGGCCCGGTGTGACCTGATGGTGGTGGTCGGCTCGAGCCTCACCGTGGATCCGGCGAACGCCCTTCCGGTGCTGGCCCCGCGCGTTATCATCAACAACCTGCAGCCCACCCCGATGGACGAACGGGCCGCCCTGCGCCTGCCGTACCCCGCGGGCGCGGTCTGGGCGGCCGTGGCCCAACGACTGACGGCTCTTCGGGTGCTGTGA
- a CDS encoding 5'/3'-nucleotidase SurE: MRILLTNDDGIGGPGLAALAECLDGLGELWIVAPDQDRSGTGHAITVREHLRVQRIRLAGRWESYAVAGTPADCVKLALLELCPGPPDLV, encoded by the coding sequence ATGCGCATCTTACTGACCAACGATGATGGAATTGGCGGCCCCGGGCTTGCAGCCCTTGCCGAATGCCTCGACGGCCTGGGCGAACTCTGGATCGTGGCCCCCGACCAGGATCGGAGCGGGACCGGCCACGCCATTACGGTCCGGGAACACCTGCGGGTGCAGCGCATCCGTCTGGCCGGGCGCTGGGAAAGCTACGCGGTGGCCGGCACTCCCGCCGACTGCGTCAAGCTGGCTTTGCTCGAACTCTGCCCCGGCCCTCCGGACCTGGTG